GCTTTTTATTATGAAACTAATTGGTTAAATAAGTACTTGTTAAACTGTCATTTTATGTGTTGCACGTGTCTCTGCTGAATGTTTCAGTATGAATAAATTATGTTGTATAGTTTTCTATCTACTGTGGGATAGTGTATTCCATTATTATGTTTCATGCAACAATATGTTAGGAAAAAAGTTGATTACATAATTTATGGTACTATAACCAAGTATATTTTTTTAACAGGATGGATGAAATCAACGGAGAAATTGTTTGCGCCGTAGAAAAATGGTGCAAACTTATTGCCGGTCTATCTTCCGGTCAACGGGCCGCACTTGCCGAAACACCACTCTGTAGCATGCTTCAGATACCTTCGCTGAAGATGCGTACACTGTTGATCCGGTACATGGTTGAGATATTTGATCCTAGAAAGGGCAGATTCATTGTACAAGACTTGGTTGGCGAAGTGTCTCTCGGTGCCGTGGATGTTGAGTGCATCTTGGCCTTGGAGAACCACGGACTGTCGGCAGAAGGTATTCTCGGTGAGGAAGGTGAGGATGTTAAAGATCGAGTGCCGCCTCAATTCCTGAGCAAGACCACAGGTAACATAGTCATCGATGATCTGATTGTGGACATCACAAAAAATAAATCTGCCAACAATGATTTCCTTCGGAGAGTTGTCCTCGTGTTGCTTGGAACAGTTCTTGCTCCCATGTCGAGCAAGACTGTACCAAAGCAATATTACGCATTGGTGGACGATGTGAAGCATATATCCAAGATTAATTGGAATGCATTCACCCTCCGGGTTCTGCTGGACTGCCTTCGCAACGTGAGGAGAGGCAAACACCTCCGCCAATGGCCGAGAGGGAACTTAGCTCTCATGCAGGTACACCTTTCAGACTTGTACCATTGCAAAAAAAATATGATTGCTAATTTACCTGCTGTATATTACTAATTGTAATTTTTCATATTCATGCAGTACCTGTACTGGAAGAAGGTTCAGCCTCTGGAAGGTGAATGCGCATTCAATCCTAGCTTGTCCATGGAACCTCTAATGAGGAATTGGACTGAAGCTGCAGCCTCAAGGAGAGACAAGTTTCATTATGACCACGGCCGTGGCCGTGGTAACATCAAGGTAATTCATTACGTTGGGTACTTCTTAAATCTTTTATATAACATAATTAGTTGTATTAATATTTTTATTGATCACATATACTTGTATTTCACATGCAGATTGAAGACAACATAACCAAGGAGTATAGGGCGCAGGAGCGCAAAGTACCCGAACCAGAAAAGCCAAAAATGAAGCCCGACGTTGGTGCGGCAAAGAAGTCCAAGTTAGCCTCAAACGCGGACGAGATGATGAACCTAATCATGAAGCGGTGTATGGATTACATACGCAGCCAAATGAAGGAAATACCGGAACAAGTAGCCGAGGTGAAATACCCTTAATTCTATGTTTACAACATTTTTGAAGTTGCAAAACCGTGCCGacattaattaatatttttaatGTAATGCAGAGATTGCTAGAGAAGTTGAACCAAAATGGTGTGATGTACAAGCCAGCGGCTGCTGCGGCTTCCGGCAACAACGATGCCGACCTAGAAGTGGATTCCTTTGAGAATGGTCCGCCAGAAAAAAAAAAGAATTCGTGTACAAGGATGACTCTGACGGTCTAGAGCCCGTGATTGATTTGACACAGCCTGACGAGCCTGTTGTAAACCAGAACAACGATGATGAGGAAGTATGTTTTCATTTAATTGTCTTCATTTATCTCAATTATGCATCTTCATTTTCGTTAACTGAACCTATCACATTATTTCTTTGTTAACTAGAAAACACCTGCCAAGTTAAATGTTGACAAGACAACGAAGCCTACTGATGAGTGCGGCGCAACACCGGAGAACCCTTGGATTGTAGGTAATTCTCCTCGAGCAGAATCGTCCGACATTGACATTTCTGCAAGTTCTATCGACAGGATGGTGGGTAAGAGCAAGGGGAAAAAGTCTGCAGCAACCACAAAAGAAGATGATGTTATATCCGGGAAGCGCCGACGGACTGTTCCcaagaaatttgaatcccccTTTAAACTTGACAAGCCCGGCAAGCGAAGCGCTCGCGGTACTAAGCCATCCGGCAACACTACCGCAACTAGAGGTACCGTTAGTAGCTATCTTAGTGCTTAATTTACTACCATTTCATGTACTCACCGTTCGTGACGTTCGTAATTTATCATGCAGCTCTGTTTAGTGACAATGACATGGAAGGCTTTGTTAAGGACGATTTGACACCGGAACTCATCGATGCTGCTGTTGCATTTGTGGAGGCAGCTGCTCGGTCTGAGAAGAATATGACAAAAAGAGTTTACTACAATGAACGTGGCACCTCTGTGACTGTGGAGAGTATACGACCGGTACTTGAGCATACATGGCTGGCGGATGACGTAAGATCTATTACCATGTCCTGCTATTTAAGTGCATAATCTAGGTGTCACCTATGAAAATAAAATGTTCTATTATTTTACGCAGATTATCGATGCTTATCAGACACATTTGGCTCTGCGCATTGGTCATGATTGGCACCTCTGTCCAGCCTGGAGGTCCAAATACCTTGTTGATCGTGCTAAGGCACGAGACAACCCTAAACCGTGGAAATACAACAGGGATAGTGCGCTGAGCAGAGCTGGAGCAGTACGTAGGGTTCTGGACGAGTATACCATCCGTGATAAGGTACGATATGTTCTTACTAGTTCATTAACACTCATTCAACAAGCATAATTGCATCTGATTACAAATGTGTTCCACATTTTAGTCGTTTATCCCGTTGAACGTCGGCAATACACACTGGATCACCGTGGTGATGCACAACCTCAAGAAAGAATTCCGAGTTTTTGATTCGCTCTATCCTCTCGAGTTCTCTCTCGACACTGTGAAAGCACTGGTACTCTCCCCAACATTGAGCATTCTTCATATGAAATGTCATATGGTTTCTCATTACTACTTTCTTTCAAATAGCGACTAGCAATAGCAATTGATATGGCAGAGGCAAACCGTATTACACCTGGCAAATATCCAGACGTCACTAAGTGGCCTATCATACCTCAGATCGACATGCCACTACAAGAGGACGGGTGAGTTATGGTTCATCATTTTCTACTTACGAAAGACAAGTTCGTGTGCACGGTGACTAATGTTTGCATATATATTAGGAACTCTTGTGGCCTTTTGTGATTGAAGTTATGGAGCGTTGGGACGGGGATCGATGGACCGCCGATTTTACCCAGGTAATTTGTCCTCTCTATTCGTCCACTTGTACAATTGTCGTATAATACCAACTTCTATTCATTAAACCTTGTTCTAAAAATTGCAGGGCACGGTTAATGCAAGGAGAAGGCGTCTCGTCGCCGAGTTGGTTCTCTCACCTACCAACACACTCGAATGTGTGAAGAACAAAATCCGCGACATCGCAAAGAAAAGCAAGGCGTGAAGACATCATACATGATTCAAGATTCTAGTTTTAGTCGTTTGTTTTAAGTCCGGAAGCACGTTTCCCGGCATGGACAACTTTGATTTTCTATCATTCATGTAATAAGCACGATACCATGATTTTGTGTGGATTTTTGGTCGCTCACACATACTTTGTGTATGTGTAATGCAGTCAGACTATACGTTACGTACCAATAAATTTTTGCTTCCCTTCATTTGTTCTACCTTAATGTTTTTTGCTGCTGTGTTCATTCTTTTCTGTCATGGAAGAGTAATTCATTTCTTTTTTACTTTTGCATatttttttgatttgatttggcaTTATTCAACAATAAGAAAAAAAATTGATAAATTCCTTTTTGTTTGCCTGAGAATCAACCTCGGCTGTCGTGCCATCCGGTGTGGGATCCCGCGCCCAAGACAACGACAGATCCGGTCCCCGCACGGGCGACCCAGTCGACGAGCGCCAGTTTGCGCGGGGGGACGTGGCAGGTCCGGTCCCGCCCGACCGCTCGGTGGAGACAGCCCGTGTGTCGGACGCAGATGGGCCACCCGTGGATCCTGCGATTGGTGGAGTAGGCAGATCCGCCTAGGATCCCATGCGCATGATTGCCGCTGGATCTCTCGGGATCGGCGTCCGCAGGTGGATCTTCCTCGTGTCTTGCGCCAGACTCCCTTGGCGTTATGTGTTGCTTGAAATCACGTTTCATAGTTTTTTTGCTGCATTTTTGTTAGCCTTTTCCTTTTCTGCATCATGAAGATCAGGATCAATAGCACCATCAATCACATGATCATCTACTATTTCGCCCCCTTGATCAGTACGATTTAGAGCTCCGGTGGAAGCAAAAGAATTTCAGTGCTTAGCCGAGAACCCGCATTAGGATGCAGGTCAAACAAGGGCAAACTATTTCGAAAGTGATATAATTTATTGGTTAATATAATATACTTAGACCTTACACAAATGAACTGGCCACAATGCAGATAGGACTTGATCATTCTGTTCAACAATAAACCACAAAACATACTTAAAATTTATCACAAATCTCCTTCAGCTTCTTGATCTTATCAACGTACCCATGTTTCTGTTTGAGAAAATCTGTAATAATATACTCAAGTTTTTTCTTCTCTTGCTTCAGCTGGTCCCTCTCTCTCATCACTTGGTCTCTCTCTAGCACCACCCGGTCCCGGTCTTTCTCAGCCTTTACCCTCAGGACCTGATGTAGATTGGCACAACCATGGTCTGCCATCTTATTCTTCTCCAGCTCCTCTTTGAGATCGCTAAGTGACAATCTTGCATTGCCCAACTGCGTGAGAGCATCCTCCTTATCAGCCACCAGTTTAGCAAAGTCCATTTTGAAAAATCTTAGC
The Aegilops tauschii subsp. strangulata cultivar AL8/78 chromosome 3, Aet v6.0, whole genome shotgun sequence genome window above contains:
- the LOC141042785 gene encoding uncharacterized protein, with amino-acid sequence MVEIFDPRKGRFIVQDLVGEVSLGAVDVECILALENHGLSAEGILGEEGEDVKDRVPPQFLSKTTGNIVIDDLIVDITKNKSANNDFLRRVVLVLLGTVLAPMSSKTVPKQYYALVDDVKHISKINWNAFTLRVLLDCLRNVRRGKHLRQWPRGNLALMQYLYWKKVQPLEGECAFNPSLSMEPLMRNWTEAAASRRDKFHYDHGRGRGNIKIEDNITKEYRAQERKVPEPEKPKMKPDVGAAKKSKLASNADEMMNLIMKRCMDYIRSQMKEIPEQVAERLLEKLNQNGVMYKPAAAAASGNNDADLEPDEPVVNQNNDDEEKTPAKLNVDKTTKPTDECGATPENPWIVGNSPRAESSDIDISASSIDRMVGKSKGKKSAATTKEDDVISGKRRRTVPKKFESPFKLDKPGKRSARALFSDNDMEGFVKDDLTPELIDAAVAFVEAAARSEKNMTKRVYYNERGTSVTVESIRPIIDAYQTHLALRIGHDWHLCPAWRSKYLVDRAKARDNPKPWKYNRDSALSRAGAVRRVLDEYTIRDKSFIPLNVGNTHWITVVMHNLKKEFRVFDSLYPLEFSLDTVKALELLWPFVIEVMERWDGDRWTADFTQGTVNARRRRLVAELVLSPTNTLECVKNKIRDIAKKSKA